In the genome of Deltaproteobacteria bacterium, one region contains:
- a CDS encoding chemotaxis response regulator protein-glutamate methylesterase: MIKVVVVDDSAFMRKAISSMLEKDPEITVVDTARDGEDGVEKVRRHDPDVVTMDIEMPRMDGLTALRRIMMEMPRPVLMISSLTTEGAEATLKAMEYGAVDYISKKLSMVSLDIVRIEDELRAKVKAVAKRKIRPTRLKARATTVRMELPSERPAGRQTRDVVAIGVSTGGPPAVQKILNSLPAEFPAPILIAQHMPKAFTGPFAKRLDTTSPLKVKEAETGDALRPGYVYISPGGSHLIMTQRKGRLEAVVTAEPADALYKPSANVLVSSVASSMGSRALAVILTGMGSDGAEGVKDLKAKGGRALAQSDASCVVYGMPKAIVDANLADEVVDLDDMAQAMYSSLFK; the protein is encoded by the coding sequence ATGATCAAGGTTGTCGTGGTCGACGATTCGGCCTTCATGCGCAAGGCCATCAGCTCCATGCTGGAGAAGGACCCCGAGATCACAGTCGTGGACACGGCCCGAGACGGCGAAGACGGTGTGGAAAAGGTTCGCCGCCACGATCCGGACGTGGTGACCATGGACATCGAAATGCCCCGCATGGATGGCCTGACTGCTCTTCGGCGGATCATGATGGAGATGCCCAGGCCCGTACTCATGATCAGCTCCCTGACCACCGAGGGGGCCGAGGCTACCCTGAAGGCCATGGAGTACGGGGCCGTGGACTACATTTCCAAGAAGCTGTCCATGGTGTCTCTCGATATCGTCCGCATCGAGGATGAGCTTCGAGCCAAGGTCAAGGCCGTGGCCAAGCGAAAGATTCGGCCGACCCGACTCAAGGCCAGAGCCACAACCGTCAGGATGGAACTCCCCTCGGAGAGGCCCGCAGGCCGCCAGACCCGAGACGTCGTGGCCATAGGCGTGTCCACCGGAGGCCCTCCGGCGGTCCAAAAGATCCTCAATTCCCTGCCTGCCGAGTTTCCCGCCCCCATTCTTATCGCCCAGCACATGCCCAAGGCTTTTACCGGGCCGTTCGCCAAGCGTCTCGACACCACCAGCCCGCTGAAGGTCAAAGAAGCCGAAACAGGAGACGCGCTTCGACCGGGGTACGTCTACATCTCACCGGGAGGATCCCATCTGATCATGACTCAGAGGAAAGGGAGGCTGGAGGCCGTGGTGACCGCGGAACCGGCGGATGCCCTGTACAAGCCCTCGGCCAATGTCCTGGTCTCATCGGTGGCATCGTCCATGGGATCGCGGGCTCTGGCAGTGATCCTTACCGGCATGGGTTCTGACGGCGCCGAGGGGGTCAAGGACCTGAAGGCCAAGGGTGGAAGGGCTCTGGCCCAAAGCGATGCCTCCTGCGTAGTCTACGGCATGCCCAAGGCCATCGTGGACGCGAATCTGGCCGACGAGGTCGTAGACCTCGACGACATGGCCCAAGCCATGTATTCGTCCCTGTTCAAATAG
- a CDS encoding response regulator, with product MGLKQSRILVVDDEESLREICQDTLEEAGYEVDTAPDGETAMRKAVEGGYDLVLSDLRMPGLDGLELLETLQEARIDSAFLIMTGFGTIETAVESMKRGASDYLPKPFNINHLLLKVDKVLRDREQKAKQKKLSNVVRMMNLSNALKSHLGDLRALVHEFLFQVQKNFDPDSLLFFLPEVEMVRKVMIRRALLRKSAELLRWAKEEAEKAYDDGQTRIIEPEAMRTLAIRMDDSMETFEGSAMVVPLLLQKTAIGTILLVRKAEGNSFTKEALQLLTVFATHTGTSIQNAHLYARMKAFNMDVIRSYSRAVEAKDIYTRGHSERVALYARKLAERIGLSAEDMDRLYVAGVLHDIGKIGIPDRILNKPGRLTDAEYDVMKRHPEIGQSILSQVGNLRDVLPVIFHHHERIDGRGYPAGLKGDEIPFLSRLISVVDSYEAMTSDRAYRSAMPLEKVVEILKSGAGVQWDEQLVLKWVEIVLQGEVPELESAKVQDGSLVESIALHGPFSETVASMASGRS from the coding sequence ATGGGACTGAAACAGTCTAGAATTCTTGTCGTTGACGACGAGGAGAGCCTGCGCGAGATCTGCCAGGATACTCTTGAGGAGGCCGGATACGAGGTCGACACGGCCCCGGACGGCGAGACGGCCATGCGCAAGGCCGTGGAAGGGGGGTACGACTTGGTCCTCTCGGACTTGCGTATGCCCGGCCTTGACGGACTTGAGCTTCTGGAAACCCTGCAGGAGGCCCGGATCGACTCGGCTTTTTTGATCATGACCGGTTTCGGAACCATCGAAACGGCTGTGGAGAGCATGAAGCGGGGGGCTTCGGACTATCTGCCCAAGCCTTTCAATATCAATCACCTGCTTCTCAAAGTAGATAAGGTTCTTCGTGACCGGGAGCAGAAGGCCAAGCAGAAGAAGCTCAGCAACGTCGTCCGGATGATGAATCTGAGCAACGCCCTGAAGAGCCATCTTGGCGATTTGCGGGCGCTTGTCCACGAGTTTCTTTTTCAGGTACAGAAGAACTTTGATCCAGACTCCCTGCTGTTCTTCCTTCCTGAAGTGGAGATGGTTCGCAAGGTCATGATCCGCAGGGCACTGCTCAGAAAATCCGCAGAGCTTCTCCGTTGGGCCAAGGAGGAGGCCGAGAAGGCTTACGATGACGGGCAGACCCGGATCATCGAGCCTGAAGCCATGCGGACCCTGGCCATCAGGATGGATGATTCCATGGAGACCTTCGAGGGGAGCGCTATGGTCGTGCCTCTGCTCCTGCAAAAAACCGCCATCGGGACCATCCTTCTGGTCCGAAAGGCCGAAGGGAATTCCTTCACCAAGGAGGCCTTGCAGCTTCTGACCGTTTTCGCCACCCATACCGGCACCTCTATCCAGAACGCACATCTCTACGCCCGGATGAAGGCCTTTAACATGGATGTCATCCGTTCTTACTCCAGGGCTGTGGAGGCGAAGGACATCTACACTCGGGGGCATTCGGAGCGGGTGGCGCTCTACGCTCGCAAGCTCGCAGAGCGGATCGGCCTGTCCGCCGAGGACATGGACCGGCTGTATGTGGCCGGAGTCCTTCACGACATCGGCAAGATCGGCATTCCGGATCGGATTCTGAACAAGCCCGGCCGGTTGACCGACGCCGAGTACGATGTGATGAAGCGTCATCCGGAGATCGGGCAGTCCATTCTATCCCAGGTCGGAAACCTGCGCGACGTGTTGCCTGTCATCTTCCACCATCACGAGCGAATCGACGGCCGGGGATATCCGGCCGGGCTCAAGGGCGACGAGATCCCCTTTCTGTCCCGGCTCATCAGCGTCGTGGACAGCTACGAGGCAATGACGTCCGACCGGGCCTACCGTTCGGCCATGCCTCTGGAAAAGGTGGTCGAGATCCTCAAGAGCGGAGCCGGGGTCCAATGGGATGAGCAGCTGGTTCTGAAATGGGTGGAGATCGTTTTGCAAGGCGAGGTGCCCGAGTTGGAGAGCGCTAAGGTCCAGGACGGGAGCCTGGTCGAGTCCATCGCCCTGCACGGCCCGTTCTCCGAGACCGTCGCCTCCATGGCCTCGGGCCGAAGCTGA